A single region of the Mugil cephalus isolate CIBA_MC_2020 chromosome 4, CIBA_Mcephalus_1.1, whole genome shotgun sequence genome encodes:
- the LOC125006434 gene encoding vimentin-like: MRAASYTQKSLQVSGSGSRVRVQSPSPSRCRGSSYDSRGRSGYRGAAIELGTEIHQQHANEKEEMQELNVKFAGYIEKVQALEQRNASLQAELAALQSRYKGGPTGIGEEYELKFKEVRELIETLTNEKGAADIERGYIEEEVEVWRLKLEEELTLKEEAEMILREFRQDVDNATLQKAELERRIEQLVAEIEFLKKLHDEEVEDLMKQIEDSKVTAELDGDRPDLAAYLRNMRAEIEAVAARNVQEAEKWYKSKFDTLKEHAGKNEEHMKTMKEEITTFHNQVTDLQNQIDGLRARNVALEQQLEDMELSHMDKVGNLESIIAQLEAQLCETKLEMTKYLQDYQELLHIKLKLDAEIATYRKLLEGEEQRLGIAKDA; this comes from the coding sequence ATGAGAGCTGCATCTTATACCCAGAAGAGCCTGCAAGTTAGCGGCTCTGGCAGCAGGGTGAGGGTTCAGAGCCCCTCACCTTCCCGGTGCCGTGGATCCTCGTATGACAGCCGTGGACGGTCAGGTTATCGTGGCGCTGCCATCGAATTGGGCACAGAGATACACCAGCAGCATGCCAACGAGAAAGAGGAGATGCAGGAACTGAATGTCAAGTTTGCAGGATACATTGAGAAGGTCCAGGCGCTGGAGCAGAGGAATGCTTCTCTTCAAGCTGAGCTGGCAGCGTTGCAGAGCCGCTACAAGGGGGGCCCCACAGGCATCGGAGAAGAATATGAGCTCAAGTTTAAAGAGGTGCGAGAGCTGATTGAGACCCTGACTAATGAGAAGGGAGCAGCTGACATTGAACGTGGCTACATCGAAGAAGAGGTAGAAGTGTGGAGATTAaaactggaggaggagctgacactcaaagaggaagcagagatgATTTTGAGAGAGTTTCGCCAGGATGTTGATAACGCCACACTGCAGAAGGCTGAGCTGGAGAGGCGCATTGAGCAACTGGTGGCTGAGATTGAGTTTCTCAAGAAGCTGCACGATGAAGAGGTGGAAGACCTCATGAAGCAGATTGAGGACTCAAAGGTTACTGCCGAGCTGGATGGTGACCGTCCTGACCTGGCTGCTTATCTGCGCAACATGCGTGCAGAGATAGAAGCTGTCGCTGCTCGCAATGTCCAGGAAGCTGAGAAGTGGTACAAAAGCAAATTTGACACCCTCAAAGAGCACGCTGGCAAAAATGAAGAACATATGAAAACCATGAAAGAAGAGATCACGACTTTCCACAACCAGGTGACAGACCTGCAGAATCAGATTGACGGTCTGAGGGCTCGCAACGTCgccctggagcagcagctggaagaCATGGAGTTGTCCCACATGGATAAGGTGGGCAACCTAGAGAGTATCATTGCTCAGCTAGAGGCTCAGCTCTGTGAAACCAAACTGGAGATGACCAAGTACCTCCAAGACTACCAGGAACTGCTGCACATTAAGCTCAAGCTGGATGCTGAGATCGCAACCTACAGGAAGCTCCTGGAAGGGGAAGAGCAGAGGCTTGGAATTGCCAAAGATGCCTAA